Within the Mycobacterium gordonae genome, the region GTGCCGGTGCCATGGCCCTCGACCACATCGACGTCGGTGGCCGACAAACCGGCGTTGGCCAGCGCCGCGCGCACCACGCGCTGTTGGGAGGGACCGTTCGGCGCCGTCAATCCGTTGGAGGCGCCGTCCTGGTTCACCGCCGTGCCCCGCACCACTGCCAGCACCGGATGCCCCAACCGCCGCGCGTCCGAAAGTCGTTCCACCACAACGATGGCACCACCCTCAGACCAACCCACTCCGTCGGCGGCGCCCGCGTAGGCCTTGCAGCGGCCGTCGGGAGCGAGGCCGCGGTGACGGCTGAACTCGACGAAGACCGTCGGGGTGGCGTTGACCGTCGCACCACCGGCCAGCGCCAGGTCACACTCTCCCGACCGCAGTGATTGCACCGCCATGTGCAGCGCCACCAGCGACGACGAGCACGCGGTGTCCACCGACACCGCCGGCCCTTCCAGGCCCAGCACGTAGGACACCCGACCGGAGGCGACGCTGGACGTCATACCGGTAAGCCGGTAGCCCTCGATCTCCTCAGCAAACATCCCATAGCCCTGAGCAATGATTCCAGCAAACACACCTGTGGCGCTGCCACGCAAGCCGCCCGGATCTATTCCGGCGCGCTCAAGGGCCTCCCAGGACAGCTCCAGCAGCATCCGGTGCTGAGGGTCCATCGCGAGCGCCTCGCTCGGCGCGATGCCGAAGAAGGCGGCGTCGAAGTCGGCCACGCCGTCCACGAAGCCACCGGTGTTCGCATAGGTTTTGTGCGCCGCGTCCGGGTCCGGGTCGAAAAGTTGACCGACATCCCAGCCGCGATCGGTCGGAAACTCCGCGATGACATCGCGGCCCTCGGCAACCATCTGCCACAAGCCGTCCGGGGAGTCCACGCCCCCGGGGAACCGGCACGACATTCCGACGATGGCGATCGGCTCACTGGTCCGCTCCAGCAGCGCGCGGTTGGTCTTTTTCAGGCGTTCGACCTGGACCAGCGCTTTCCGCAATGCTTCGGTCGCATGCTGGAGCTGATCACTCATTACTAACCCCTCGCCTAATTTGGTCGTCTCTGACCCGCCGGATGCGGCTCTCGCCGAGTCATAGAAGGTGCTGCGCGAAGCGACCGCTTGGTGCAGCATTCCGACCCAAGAATCTCGCTGGTGAGTATCGCCAACTTCGGCAGGATTTCAAAAACGTCGAATACTCCCAGCAGCTTGCAGGAGAACGGACGGGCACCCCGCGTACCGTGAGCCTTCTGTACTCCCTTGTACACCCGGCCCGCCGTCCATTTCGCGACTGTACCGGTCCGGCCGGGCCGTGCGTGCCGCGTGCGCCTCAGACTCCCACGCGACGCCAGCCGTCGGCGGCCCTGGCAGCACGCAGCAGCTCGTCGCACAATTCACGCAGTTCCCTCGCCGCCGCGCCTTCGTCCAGCGCGGTGACGACGTCCTCGGCCGCACATCTGACCTGGTAGACGCGATCGGACAGGTCGGCCGCCTCCTCCGCCGACAGCACCACCGCGTCAGCGGGAAGCGCGGCCGCTTCGCCGCGGGAAATCATCGCCCGTTGTTCGTAGGCTCGCTGCCGACACGATTGCCGGCAGTACTGGCGGCGGCGGCCCATTCCGACATCGGTGACATCACGACCACACCAGCGACAGGGCTGGGGACGAACGCGACGACTCACGCCTGACGACTTTAGTCCGATACCGGCCGTGATCCCGGTATCATGGACAGTCGCGTCGCGCACCGCGCACGACCGTGCCTAACCGGGAACTTGTGCAGACGGCCTTAACGTTTGCTTAGACAGATCCAGAATTACGGGAGCAGCAGAAGCTCGCCGGACCCAAAGGAGCAGCGCCAATGGCTGATCGTGTCCTACGAGGTAGTCGCCTCGGAGCCGTGAGCTATGAGACCGACCGCAACCACGACCTGGCACCGCGCCAGATTGCCCGGTACCGCACCGAGAACGGCGAGGAGTTCGAGGTTCCGTTTGCCGATGACGCCGAGATTCCCGGCACGTGGCTGTGCCGCAACGGCATGGAAGGCACCCTGATCGAAGGTGACCTGCCCGAGCCCAAGAAGGTCAAGCCGCCGCGTACGCACTGGGACATGCTGCTGGAGCGCCGCTCGGTCGAGGAACTCGAAGAGTTGCTCAAGGAGCGCCTGGAGCTGATTCGGTCGAAGCGCCGCGGCTAGATTCTCACGTGTGAGCGCGGCTGGACCGGGTGCGGTCGCGCCTGCTTTCAAAGCCCCACTGCGCGACCTTGACCAGGGCCTCGCGGATGTTGGAGCCGCTCATCTTCGACACACCGATCTCGCGCTCGGTGAAGGTGATCGGCACCTCGACGACGACGAATCCGGTGTTGACGGTCCGCCAGGTCATCTCGATCTGGAAGCAGTAGCCCTTGGAGTCGACGCTGGCCAGGTCGATCGTCTCGAGCACTTCGCGGCGGTAGGCCCGGTAACCGGCGGTGATGTCGTGCACCCCGACGCCCAGGGCCAGGCGCGAATACGTGTTGGCGGTCCACGACAGCGCCCAGCGTCGCCACGGCCAGTTCCGTACGGCGCCGCCGTGCACGTAGCGTGAGCCGATTGCGAGATCGGCCCCGGCATCGACGGCCTCCAACAATCGGTAGAGCTGTTCGGGCGCATGGCTGCCGTCGGCGTCCATTTCGACCAGGACCGAGTAGCCCCTGCCCAGTCCCCAGGCGAAACCTTCCAGGTAGGCCGCGCCGAGGCCGTTCTTGACAGTGCGGTGCATCACGTGGATGCGCTCCGGATCGGCCGCCACCAGCTCGTCCGCGAGCTGCCCGGTGCCGTCGGGACTGTTGTCGTCGACGACCAGGATGTGAACATCGGGGCAGGCGGCAGTGACGCGCCGATGTATCAGCGGCAGGTTCTCCCGCTCGTTGTAGGTGGGGATGATCACCAGGACGCGCTGGCTGGGGCTGTTACCCGCACCCTCGTGCGCAGGCTGGCCGGTGGTCATGTAGCTCCTTCATCTCGCCCGATAGGGGTCCGCTCACCCTCGTCGGACGGGGTGCCGTTCGCAGTCTCAACGTGTGCGTTCGTTGATTCGTTCGCCACTTTCCCGTCGTCCGTTTCAGCTGACGGCGTATCGGAATCATCAGGTTCCTCCGCCGGCCCCGACCGCCTTCGCAACCGAAAGCGCCCGAGGCGTGGGAACCAGCCGGAGGAAGAACTATTGTGCCGTATCGCGAAGAGAACCACCGCGCCAGCTGCCCCGACCAGTACCCACTGCAACATCGGGGCCCAGCGCGTCGCCGGCGTCACCCTGGTCTTGAGGCGGACCTGAGTGTCGATGTAGTCGGGCACGAAGAAATCCGTGCGCTTCAACTCCGCCCCGTCCGGTGCGATGACGGCGCTGATCCCGGTGGTGCCGGCCACCAGCACGTACCGGTCGTGCTCGACGGCGCGGACCTTGGCGAACGCCAGTTGCTGCTCGCTCATCGTCTTGGTGAAAGTGGCGTTGTTGCTCGGCACCGTCAGCAATTGCGCGCCGTTGAGGACGGAGTTCCGCGGCGCGCGGTCGAAGACCACTTCCCAGCAGGTGGCCACCCCGACCGGGACGCCGGCGATGCGCACCGTCCCGGTACCCGGAACAGGGACGAAGTAGCCGGCACGGTCGGCGTAGCCGGAGAGATGGCGGAAAAACCACCGCATGGGCAGATATTCGCCGAAGGGTTGCACGATCGCCTTGTCGTGCCGATCGGCGGGTCCGGTGCCCGGGTTCCAGACGATCATCGTGTTGGTGTATTCCGGGTTGTCCTTCGCCTGACCCGGCTTCGCGAGCAGCGTGCCGATCAGAATCGGGGCCCCGATCGCGTCGGCGGCCTTGGAGATCTCCTGGCCGGCGTCGGCGTTGGCGAATGGATCGATGTCCGAGGAATTCTCCGGCCAGATGACGAAACGGGGCTGCGGGGCCAGCCCGGCGCGCACGTCTTCGGCCAGCCGCAGTGTCTGACCGACGTGGTTGTCCAGCACCGCGCGGCGCTGTGCGTTGAACTCGAGCCCGAGACGCGGCACGTTGCCCTGCACGATGGCTACGGTGACGGTGGGTTCGCCGCCGGACCCTGCGCCGGCGTGCCGCACCTGCGGCCAGACGAGGGTGGCGGCCAGTAACACCAGGCAGATGCTGATGCCGGGCAGTAGGACGGCCGGTGGTTCGGCTGCGTAGTCGGCGGGCCCGGCGCTGCCTCCGGTGGTGAACCACTTGCCGATCTCCAGCGCGATCGCCGTCACGCTGGCACCCAGCAGCACCACCGCACAGGACAACAAGGGCACACCGCCGAGTTGCGCCAATGGCAGCAGCGGTCCCTCGGCTTGGCCGAAGGCAATCGAACCCCACGGAAAACCACCGAACGGAACAATCGATTTGAACCACTCCTGGGCACCCCAGAGCACCGCGAACCAGATCGGCCAACCCGGCAGCGGCCGCACCACGACCGCGCACAGCCCGAACAACGCCGGGAAGCAGGCCGAAGCCGTCGCCAGCACCAGCCAGGGCATGTCGCCGACGAGCGCGCCGATCCACGGCAACAGCGGCACATAGAACGCCAGACCGAACAGGAAGCCGTAGCCGAGCCCACCGGCCGGTGTGGTGGCGGGATTCTTGAGCACCCAGCTCAACAATGCGATCGCGACGACGGCGGCCCACCACCAACTCAGCGGCGGGAAGCTAGCGTACAGAAGCAGACCGGCCGCGAGAGTGACGAACAGTCGCCCCAGCCGGGGGCGCAGCCGATCCCAGACTGCCGGTGCTCGCCCAAACCCGCGGCGGACCGATTGCCGCAGCCGGGCCGAAGCGCCGGGCCGAGCGGCTGGCAAATCTTCGGGTGCTTCACCCAGCACATCACTTGTTGTTTGCTCCGCGCCTGGCGTGCCGTCAGCCATAGATGACCGCACCCCGGTGCACGGTCTGGCGGCACTGCGGCAAGGTGTCGTTCTCGTCTAGGCGGGGAAGCGCGGGGACCCGGGACCGCGGGTCGGTCGACCAGCGTTGGACGGCGTCGCGAGGTGCGCTGACGTCGAGCGGGCCGGCGTCCCATATCGCGTAGGAGGCGGGAGCCCCGGGAACCAGGCTGCCGGTGAGGCCGTCGCGGGTACCACTGGCCCGCCAGCCGCCGCGGGTTGCGGCAGCGAACGCGGCCCGCGCCGACACCCCGCTTCCCGGGGTGCGGTGGTGGACCGCGGCGCGCACCGTGGCCCACGGCTGGAAACCGGTGACGGGCGCGTCAGAACCGAAGGCTAGGGGCACGCCTTGCGATGCTAACAGCGCCAGCGGGTTGAGCCGGCTGCCCCGGTCCGGACCGAGTCGCTGCGCATACATTCCACCGTACCCACCCCACAGCGCGTCGAAATTGGGCTGCACACTGGCGATGACACCCCATGCTCCCAGCTTGGCGGCCTGGTCGGCGGTGACCATCTCCAGGTGCTCCAGCCGGTGTCCGCATCGGGCGACGGCGGCCAATCCGAGGTCATCCACGACCCGCTCGATCGCATCCACGACCGCCGAGACCGCCGCATCGCCGATGACGTGGAAGCCTGCGGTCACCTCGGCTTCACTGCAAGCGCGGACGTGCGCCTCGATCGTTTCCGGGTCGAGATGGCGGGTGCCGGTGCAGCCGGGCGCGTCGGCATAGGGTTCGTGCAGCCAGGCGGTGTGCGATCCCAGAGCACCGTCGATGAACAGATCACCGGCCAGCCCACGGGCGCCGGTCTCGGCCATCAGGGATCGGGCGCGCTCCGCGGTGGTCACCGGTTCTCCCCAGTAGCCGATCACTTCGACGCCGTGGTCGAGGTTGCGCAGAGCGAGCCAGTCGTCGAGCCCGCCGATCTGCGGTCCGGCGCACTCGTGGACCGCGACGATGCCCGCCGCGGCCAGCCCTTGTAGCGCCGCGAGGCGGGCTTCCGTCAGTTGGTCGGGCGTCAGCAGGCTGCGGGCGACCGCGCGCACCTGGTGATGCGCGTCACCGGTCAGCGGCTGTTCGGCGGCGAACCCCGCCGCCGCGGCCAGCCCGGGGACGAGCCGCCGCAAACCGGAGGACGCCAACGCCGAATGTACGTCGATACGGGTCAGATAGGCGGGTCGGTCACCCAGAACCCCGTCGAGGTCCTCGGTGCTGGGGGCGGTGTTCTCCGCCCACGTCGACTCGTCCCAGCCGTGGCCCCACACCGGCCGCCCCGGGTGCGCTGCCGCGTGGTCGGCAACCATCTGTAGGAGCTGCGCCGGGGAACCGGCCGCACGCAGTTCCAGCCCGCTCAGGGCCAAGCCGGTGGCCGTCACATGGACGTGGCTGTCCACGAATCCGGGCGCCACGAACGCGCCGTCGAGATCCTGCACATCGGCGTCGGGAAATTGGTTGCGCCCCACTTCATCGCTGCCCAACCAGGTGATCACATCACCGCGCACCGCCATGGCGGTGGCGTCGGGATGACTGGGACTGTGCACCCGGCCGTTGACGAGCAGCGTGGTAGACGTCACGGCAAAACCCTAGATGGCGGGTCGGCGTGCGGACTGCTACCGGGGCGGCTGAGCGGTGCCCGGAGCGCGGGTCAGGGTCGGCGGCTCGCCGTCGATGACGTCGATCACCTCGCCGTCGATGTAGTCCTGGCGCGGCACGCCTGGCGGCGTGGCGCCGATCAACGGAACGCGGCGCAAGAACCCCCGCATCGCCACCGCCGTGAGACTAGGACGCGCGACCGCCCGGATCGGCGGCACCAGCAGCAAGAGCCCCAGCACGGTGGTGGCCAAGCCGGGAATGACGACCAGCCCGGTTGCCATCGCGGTCAGCGCGCCGTCGCTCAGCGCGTTGCGCGGCTCCTGCACACCGGATCGCAACTGCATGAATTGCCGGGTGAGCTGGAATCCGCCCATCGGGGCACCCAGGCCCAGCCCCAGAACGAGGGTGCCCACCAGGACCGCCACGGTCCAGCCGACGCCAATTGCCGCCGCCAGCCCGATCGTGACCATGAGCTCGACGACGGCATAGATGAGAAACAGCCGTCCAACCATGACAGGCAAACGTCCGCGTCGCACCCAGGAGTTCCTCGAACGGTCGCGGCGCGGCTGCAGTTAGATGACGCTATGACGACGATTGAGCTGAACACGCCTGCTGGACCGATTGATGCGCTGTTGAATGTTCCCTCGGCCGGGCAGGGAACGTGGCCGGGAGTGGTGATAGTCCACGACGCCATCGGCTACGGGCCGGACAACGAGGCGGTGTCCGAACGTGTGGCTCGAGCGGGCTATGTGGCGCTCACACCGAACCTGTATGCGCGGGGCGGCCGGGCGCGGTGCATCACCCGGGTGATGCGCGACGTGCTGACCAAGCACGGCCCCGCCATCGACGACGTGATGGCGGCCCGGGAGCATCTGCTCGGCCTACCCGAATGCTCCGGACGCGTCGGCATCGCCGGCTTCTGCATGGGCGGACAGTTCGCGCTTGTGCTGTCCACCAAGGGGTTTGGCGCCTCGGCCCCGTTCTACGGGACCCCGCTGCCGCGCAAGCTCAGTGAGACGCTGGACGGCGCGTGCCCGATTGTGGCGAGCTTCGGCCGCCGCGACCCGCTGGGCATCGGCGCGGCCGAGCGCCTGCGCAAAGTGACCACGGCCAAGAACATCACCGCCGACATCAAGTCCTACCCCGGCGCCGGGCACAGCTTCGCCAACCAACTGCCCGCCCAGCCGCTTTTGCGTGTCACCGGATTCGGCTACGACGACGCGGCCGCCGAAGACGCCTGGCGGCGGGTGTTCGCCTTCTTCGGCGAGCACCTGGGATGACGCCGATGCGGTGGGCCGCCGCAGCCTGCTCGGTTGCCCTGGCTGCTGCCGGGCTCGTGCCCGGGCAGGCCGGCGCCGAGCAGTTCACCCCCGCCGAGCAGCAGATCGTCTCGATGCTGCCGCCCGGCTACACCGCTTCCTCGTGCAAGCGGGCCACCAATGCGTTTCCTGCCGCCGTCGCCAGTCTGGACTGCGCCGATGATCTGCACTCCGAGACGCCGGACTATGCGCGCTTCACGCTCTACGACTCCTCCGACGCGCTGACTGCCGACTTTTTCACAAGCGCCGAGAACATGTTCGTGACGTCCTGCCCGGGCGGAAACGCCTCACCGGGCACGTGGAACTACGGACCGCAGTTGGCCAGCCCCGGCGGCAAGATCGTCTGCGGCACCGTCGAGGACCAGGCCGTCATCGCGTGGACCCGCGACTCGCAGCTGCTATTGGCCACGGTGAACGGCGGGCCCGACCTCGGCGATCTCTACCAGTGGTGGCAGCGTTACGGCGCCGAGACGGGTTAGCTCGCCGCCTCGAACTGCGACTATGCCACGCGCAGCTCGAGTCCGACGTTGTTCTCCATGCCGCCGCGTAGCGTGCTGAACAGTCTGAAGATCTTGCCGATGATGCCGTAGCGCTTGACGATCGCGTCATAGACGAGCTTCGTCTGCGACTTGTCGAGGATGGCTGCGGTGCCCTCGACGGCATCGCTCTTGGGGCGGCCGCGCATGTCACAGATGGCCAGTTGCACCCGTGGCGTATTACGAATCCGCTTGACCTTCCACGCTTTTCCTTCGGTGATGACCAGGAGGCGGTCGCCGTCGGCTGCGGCCCAGACGGGAACCGGCTTGGGCCGGCCGTCTTTGGTGAAGGTGGTGAGCAGGATGTATTGCGCTTTAGCCAGGTCGGCGAAGGAGGGGGTCACGTTGTCAACCTAGTGCCGCGGCGCGCCGTTGACATCTCCGCGCACCACCTCCTAAACGAAAATCTTTTTCACTCAACGTGCGTTCTGTCAACCGTCGTCACCGGACGTCAGGTGACTGCCAGCCCCGGGGACCTCCGCGACCGCATTGTGCGGTTCTGTGTGGGCGGGTTGGGTGTGGACCTTTAGCAAACAATTTCGTTGATGGATCTGGGCATTGCCGGTTCGACCGCGATGGACGTGATGGCACCTCGGCCGGGCCGGGCTGCCCGAGGAGATCGCGCCAATCACGGCGTATCTGGCGTCTCAGCGCTACGGCTACGTCACGGGTGCGACGGTGAACGTGGACGGCGGCTCCGATTTCGTGTGAAGCGACCCTGCGCGAGCTAACCCTCCAGGTCGCCCTCGGTCTCCAGCAGGACCTGGCGTAGTCCGTCGAGCGTGTCGGGCTGCGGCTCGGCCCACATACCGCGACC harbors:
- a CDS encoding PPOX class F420-dependent oxidoreductase, producing MTPSFADLAKAQYILLTTFTKDGRPKPVPVWAAADGDRLLVITEGKAWKVKRIRNTPRVQLAICDMRGRPKSDAVEGTAAILDKSQTKLVYDAIVKRYGIIGKIFRLFSTLRGGMENNVGLELRVA
- a CDS encoding dienelactone hydrolase family protein, translating into MTTIELNTPAGPIDALLNVPSAGQGTWPGVVIVHDAIGYGPDNEAVSERVARAGYVALTPNLYARGGRARCITRVMRDVLTKHGPAIDDVMAAREHLLGLPECSGRVGIAGFCMGGQFALVLSTKGFGASAPFYGTPLPRKLSETLDGACPIVASFGRRDPLGIGAAERLRKVTTAKNITADIKSYPGAGHSFANQLPAQPLLRVTGFGYDDAAAEDAWRRVFAFFGEHLG
- a CDS encoding amidohydrolase, with the protein product MAVRGDVITWLGSDEVGRNQFPDADVQDLDGAFVAPGFVDSHVHVTATGLALSGLELRAAGSPAQLLQMVADHAAAHPGRPVWGHGWDESTWAENTAPSTEDLDGVLGDRPAYLTRIDVHSALASSGLRRLVPGLAAAAGFAAEQPLTGDAHHQVRAVARSLLTPDQLTEARLAALQGLAAAGIVAVHECAGPQIGGLDDWLALRNLDHGVEVIGYWGEPVTTAERARSLMAETGARGLAGDLFIDGALGSHTAWLHEPYADAPGCTGTRHLDPETIEAHVRACSEAEVTAGFHVIGDAAVSAVVDAIERVVDDLGLAAVARCGHRLEHLEMVTADQAAKLGAWGVIASVQPNFDALWGGYGGMYAQRLGPDRGSRLNPLALLASQGVPLAFGSDAPVTGFQPWATVRAAVHHRTPGSGVSARAAFAAATRGGWRASGTRDGLTGSLVPGAPASYAIWDAGPLDVSAPRDAVQRWSTDPRSRVPALPRLDENDTLPQCRQTVHRGAVIYG
- the rbpA gene encoding RNA polymerase-binding protein RbpA; translation: MADRVLRGSRLGAVSYETDRNHDLAPRQIARYRTENGEEFEVPFADDAEIPGTWLCRNGMEGTLIEGDLPEPKKVKPPRTHWDMLLERRSVEELEELLKERLELIRSKRRG
- a CDS encoding FxsA family protein, with the protein product MVGRLFLIYAVVELMVTIGLAAAIGVGWTVAVLVGTLVLGLGLGAPMGGFQLTRQFMQLRSGVQEPRNALSDGALTAMATGLVVIPGLATTVLGLLLLVPPIRAVARPSLTAVAMRGFLRRVPLIGATPPGVPRQDYIDGEVIDVIDGEPPTLTRAPGTAQPPR